In Deltaproteobacteria bacterium GWC2_55_46, a single window of DNA contains:
- a CDS encoding heat-shock protein Hsp20, with product MPAQKKKKSTGPDEALFDFGKTAIGGLFKGLSELVDLASKAAEKGQAISREGEIKGLGKDVKGVYGFSVRTLAGKPVVEHFGNIKETPEGPVVEEAREPLVDIFDEGDHLIVIAEVPGVEKEDIKVELKDDLLSIRADGKERKYRKDIELPSKVDPSTRTTIYRNGIVEVKAGKVK from the coding sequence ATGCCTGCACAAAAGAAAAAGAAGAGTACCGGGCCCGATGAGGCCCTCTTTGATTTCGGCAAGACTGCAATAGGAGGGCTCTTCAAGGGGCTTTCAGAGCTTGTAGACCTCGCCTCCAAGGCTGCGGAGAAGGGGCAGGCCATAAGTCGCGAGGGCGAGATAAAGGGCCTTGGAAAGGATGTGAAGGGGGTCTACGGGTTCTCGGTAAGGACCCTTGCCGGAAAGCCCGTTGTAGAGCACTTCGGAAATATAAAAGAGACGCCAGAGGGGCCGGTTGTGGAAGAGGCGAGGGAGCCGCTGGTCGATATCTTCGACGAGGGCGACCATCTTATAGTGATAGCCGAAGTCCCAGGGGTTGAAAAGGAGGACATAAAGGTCGAACTGAAGGACGACCTCCTCTCGATAAGGGCGGACGGCAAGGAAAGGAAGTACCGTAAAGATATAGAGCTTCCCTCCAAGGTGGACCCATCCACGAGGACGACCATATACAGGAACGGCATTGTGGAAGTAAAGGCAGGCAAGGTCAAGTGA